The segment AAGGAAAGGGCGGCCTCGGTAAGGATGGCGCCACCTACCTGTAGGGTGGCCTGCACAATAAGGGGGGCCATGGTGTTGGGCACCAGGTGGCGGAACATGATGCGAGCGTCTGTAGCCCCCAACGCTTGGGCGGCGGTGGCATAGTCCTGCTCCCTTAGGGAGAGAACGTTCCCTCGCACCAGCCTTGCGGTACCCAGCCAGCCGAAGAGCACCAGGATGGTGATGATGATGAACACGCTGGCCGCATCGCCGAAGACTCCTTGGGCCCACTGCCCCACCTTCACCCCGGGGTCGCGCAATAAGGCGGAAAGCACCAGAAGAAGGGGCAGGGTGGGAATGGTGAGCATGAAGTCGATGAGGCGGCTTATGGCCACGTCCAAATCCAGACGAATCTCCCCCTTGAGCCCATACCAGGCGGCCCAGAGCACCAGGGCCAAGGCAAGGCCAAAGCCCAGGTAACTCCCCACGCTTCCCGCCCGAATTCCCTCCTCGGCCAAGGCCCAGGCGATGGAAAGGGTCAGGTACAAGACCCCATAGTAGAGGAACCAGGAGAACACCCGCCACAAGGCGAAGCTCCAGGGATAAAATCCTTCCCGCTCCCGCCTTAAGGGACCCAAGTAAAACCGCAAGGGCCGGCCCGAAAAGTACCCCGCCAGGGTACCCATGATGGTCCCCAGGACCACGCTGGAAAAGGCCACAGCGAAGCCCACCAAAAGGGAGATCCGGGAACCGTAGATGATGCGGGAAAGCACATCCCGGCCCAGGTCATCGGTGCCCAAAAGGTGCTCCCGGGAAGGGGGATTGAAGTAGTATTGGCCCACATCCTCGCCCGTGGGTTGGGCGGTGGGGTCGTAGGGAGCGATCCAGGGAGCAAAGATGGCCATGAGGATCAGGAGGAGGATGACCACCAACCCGGCCATGGCCATCTTGTGCCGCCGTAAGCGGCGCCAGAAAAGGCCGAAGAAGGTCCGGGGCTTGGCTTTCAAAGCTTGCGTTGCCATGATGCACCTCTAGCTGTAGCGGATGCGGGGGTCCACCACCGCATAGGCCAGGTCCGCCAGCAGGTTGAAAAGCGCCGTCATCAAGGCCAAGAAGGCCAGGGCCGCCATGGCCACGTTGTAGTCCTTCTCCACCAGGGCGTCAAAGATGGCCCGTCCCATGCCGGGATAGCTAAAGATGGTCTCGGTGATGGTGGCCCCGCCCAACACCCCGGGAATGGCCAGACCCACCAGGGTCACAATGGGGATCAGGGCGTTCCTGAGGGCATGTTTGTAGAGCACCACCCGCTCGGCCAAGCCCTTGGCCCGGGCGGTGCGGATGTAGTCCTGGGAAAGCACCTCCAGCAAGGAAGCCCGCATGAAGCGGGTCCACTCGGCCATCTGCAAGGAGGAAAGGGTCAGGACGGGCAGGATCAAGTGCCAGGCCCACTGCCCCAGATAGGACCAAAGGCTCACCGCCCCGGAGCGCACGTCCTCCCAGAGCACCCCCGGCACCCCTCCGGTGGGGAAGCGGGGAAAGCCGGGAATGTGATCGGGGAGCCAAATGGCGAAAAGGTAAAGGAGGAGGATGCCCAGGAAGAAGACCGGCATGGAGAAGCCCACGAAAGAGAAGAAGGTGATGATGTAGTCCCCCAGGGAGTACTGGCGGACCGCGGAGAAGATGCCCACCGGGATGGCCACCACCAGGGCCAGGGTCAGGGCCAGGCCGGAGAGGATGAGGGTCTTGGGCAGCCGCTGGGCGAAGATGTACTCTGCGGCGGGGATCCCGTAAGTGCGGCTATACCCGAGATCCCCCCGCACCGCCCGGGAAAGCCACTTGAAGTAGCGGATATGGAGGGGCTGGTCCAGACCGTAGGCCCGTTTCAAGGCCTCAAACTGCTCGGCAGTCATGCGAGGGTTCTGCCGCTTCAGTTCCTCCAAAGGATCCCCAGGCTGCAAGGCCAGCAGGGCGTAGATCACCACGCTGGCGGCAAGGAGCAAGGGGATCATCTGCAAAAGCCTGCGTACCGTGTAGGCAAACACCCTTGTACCTCCTGTTTATGGCTCTCAAAAAGCCCGCTGGGCTAAAAGCCCAGCGGGCACCACTATACCACCTAGGCTACTTGATGGAAAGGGCGTACTTCGCCTGGTCCCACTTCTTCACGGCGCCGCGGCTTTCCCAGCCGATCTCCCAGGCGTTCCAGCCGGGGTAGCCATAGCCGCCGGCGTAGGCGCTGGCCACGTAGTTGACCAGGCCCTTGCGTACCACGTAGGGGTTGGCGCGGAAGTAGAGGGGCAGGGCGGGGAGCTCCTCGGCCCAGATCTCCTGCGCCCGGGCGAAGAGCTGCTTCCTGCGGTTCTCGTCAAACTCCAGGACCGCCTGGCTGGTAAGGCGGTCAAACTCGTCGTTCCGCCAGCCACCAATGTTCTGGCCCTGGTAGTTGTTCTCCTTGGTGGGCACCATGATGGCCCCGGTGTTCAGGTTCTTGTACTGGAAGAGGGAGCCGTCCTCCTGCAGGTTGGAGACCCAGGCGAACATAAACATCCCCGTCCACTTGCACTCGGAGGCGCGCTGGATGTAGTCGTCGGCGAAGACCACGGCGCTGGGGGCGTTATTGATCTTGACGGCGATGCCGATCTTCTTCAGGTCCTCGGCGAAGAACTGCTGGGTGCGCTCGCGGAGGGCGTTGCCGGCGGTGGTGACGTACTCAATCTCAAAGCGCACGGTGCGCCCGCCCACGGTGCGCTGGAGGATGCCGTCCGGGCCCTTCCTCCAGCCCATCTCCGCCAGGAGGGCCTCGGCCTTCTTCAGGTTAAACTCGTACTTCCTGACGTTGGGGTTGAAGAGGGGGTTGACGGGGGCGATCCAGGTGTGGGCCACGGGCTGGAGGCCGTCAAAGAAGGCCTTGACCAAGCCCTCGCGGTTCATGGCGTGCAGGAGGGCCTGACGGGTGCGCTTGTCGTTCAGGCCCAGGTCACGCACCGCCTGGCAGTTCTCAAACTTGTTGATGTCAATGTGCTCCCAGATGGCGCCGGGGACGAACCAGATGTCAAAGCGACCGGGGGCGCGCCGCACCAGCTGGGGCGAGCGGCCCTGGTCAAAGGTGAGGGAGACGCTGGAGGTGGCGTCAATGGAGCCGCCGATCACCGCCACGAGGAGGGAGTTGGTGTTCTGGATGAAGCGGTAGACCACCTTCTGCACGTAGCGGCTTTCCCCACCCTCGGGCTTGATGGGGAAGTTGGGGTTCCGCTCCATCTCAATGGAGTTCCCCGGCACCCAGCGGCGGAGCTTGAAGGCACCGGAGTAGACCATGGCGCCCTTGTTGAGCTGCGCCGGGGTGGAAAACTTCAGGAAGAAGTTGCGGTAGAGCTCGTTGAGCTTCTCCGCGTCCTTGTCGGGGTCCAGGTTGCGGGCCGCCGCCTTCACCTTCTCCCACTCGGGGCCCATGATGTGCTTGGGGGCGTAGCCGATGGGGGAGCCGTAGGTGCCGCCGTAGGTGTCGTAGTAGTAGGCGGGCTCAAAGATCACGGTGAAGTTGCGGGCATCCCGTACCCGGAGCTGGACCCGCTCCCAGTAGTCGGGGTTCAGGACGGGCATGCCCTTGGCCTTGCCCACCTCGTAGTAGAAGGCCACGTCCTCGGTGGTGATGGGCTTGCCGTCGGACCAGCGGGCGTCTGGGCGGATGGTGAGGTCCATCTCCAGGCGCTTCTTGCCGCCGCCGATGTCCCTCACCCGCAGGCGCCCATTCTCCAGGGTGGGCACCTCGGTGGCCAGAACGGGGAAGTTCTGGCTGTCGGCGTTGAAGCCAATGAAGGGCGCAAAGAGATAGCCTTCAATCTCGCTCTTGATGGCCTGGTTGGAGATGATGTTGAGGAAGTCCCCCGCCAGCACCCTGGGCTCCTGGGAAGCCCCGATCACCAGGCTGTTGTCCTGAGGCCCCGCCAGGGCCAGGCCCAGGGCGGTTAAACCGAGTACAGCGAGTTTGCCTAGTTTCCTCATACTGCCTCCTTTCGTGTGTGCGGCACTCTCCTTAGTGGCCGAGGTCATTATACGGCGCCCACTCTGAAGGTCAATGGGCCAAAGGTAAAGGGGCCTGAAACCAGGCCCCCAAATAACGGTGCGAAAGGCTTAGTGGCCGCAGGTGCGGGCCTCCCCCTCCTGGTCCTTGGTGCGGAAGGAGTGGCCGCAACCGCAGGTGCTGGCGGCGTTGGGGTTGTGCACGGTGAAGCCCCCGCCCATGAGGCTCTCCACCCAGTCAATCTCTGAGCCCACCAGGTAGGGCAAGGACATGGGGTCCACCACCAGGCGCACCCCGTGCATCTCCACGAAGGTATCCCCCTCCAACTCCCGCTCGTCCACGGCCATGCCGTACTGGAAGCCAGAGCACCCCCCGGACTTGATGTAGACCCGGATGGCCGCGTGCTCCTTGCCGTAGCGGGTCAGGATCTCCTTAGCCTTCTCCGCCGCCAAGGGGGTAATGCGGATGACCGCCTCCTGCGTTTCGACCATCTTCTGAACCTCCCTACCCCCCAACGTAGCACGTCAGGGGTAAGAAAAGGTGAGGTGGGTTCCAAGGGGTAGCATGGAAACGTGGAGCTTACCCGCGTGCAGGAAATCCTCAGGGAAGAGAGGCTGGATGCTTGGCTCCTCCTCTCCTTTGGCCGGAGCAATCCCCTGGCCCTCGAGGTGCTTGCCCTCACCCACCTTCACCTAACCCGCCGTTTTGCCTACCTCATCCCCCGGGAAGGGGAACCCGTGCTCCTCTGCCACGCCATAGAGGAAAGCCTTTTTCCCCTCCTTCCCGGGAAAAGGCGCACCTACCACACCTGGCGAGGGTACCTGGAAGCCCTTTCGGAGCTTTTGGAAGGGCAGCGGCGCATCGCCTTGGAGTACGTGCCGGGAGGACTCATCCCCTACCTGTCCCGGGTGGACGGGGGCAGTTTGGACCTGCTCAGGGGAATGGGCCTCGAGCTCGCCTCCTCCTGGCCCTTGCTCCTCCTCTTCCAAACCTGGGGGGAGGAAAAGCTAAGGAGCCACCGCCGGGCAGCCAAGGGCCTGGTGGCCGCCAAGGACCAGGCCATAGCCTTCCTGCGCCAAAACCCTGGGTCCACGGAACAGGCGGTACAGGCCATCTTGACCCAAGCCCTGGAGGAACGGCGCCTGGTCTTCGACCACCCCCCCATGGTGGCCTTCGGCCAAAACGCCGCCAACCCCCACCATGCGCCCACGGGGAAGGCCCTCGAGGAGGGAGAAGTGGTGCTCTTGGACCTCTGGGCCAAGGAAAAAGGAGGCGTCTACGCCGACATCACCTGGATGGCCGGCCTAAGGCCTCCCGAGGCCGCCCACCAAGCCTTCCAGGCGGTGGTAAAGGCCCGGGATGGGGCCATCCGCTTCGTGACCGAGGCCTATCGAAAAGGGCGCTACCCCAAGGGCTTCGAGGTGGACCAGGTGGCCCGGAAGCTTCTGGAAAGCGAAGGCTACGGCTCCTACATCCGCCACCGCACGGGGCACAACCTGGGGGAGGAGGTCCACGGCTCCGGCCCTCACCTGGACGACCTGGAAACCCACGACTTCCGCCCTTTGGTGCCGGGGCTCGCCTTCACCGTGGAGCCCGGGCTTTACCTGCCTGGCTTCGGGGTGCGCACCGAGGTGAACGTCTACCTGCACCCCACGGGGCCGGAGGTCACCACTCCCTTGCAGGAAGCCCTTACCCTCCTTTAAGTGGCCCCTTCGGGGCCAACTTGGGCATACCCCTCTCCCGTGGTATCTTGGGGAACGGCATGGACCGCCCCCTCCTGATCTTCTCCGGCCAGTCCAACAAACCCCTGGCCCAAGCCATCGCCGAGGCCCTAGGCCTGCCCTTGGGCAAAAGCACCACCCAGCGCTTCGCCAACGATAACCTCTTCGTGCGCTTCGAGGAAAGCCTGAGGGAAGGGGATGTCTTTATCGTCCAGTCCCTGACCCCTCCGGTGCAGGACCACCTCATGGAGCTCCTCATGATGGTGGACGCCGCCAAGGGGGCCAGCGCCGCTCGGGTCACGGCGGTCATCCCCTACTTCTCCTACGCCCGGAGCGACAAGAAGGACGCCCCCCGCATCTCCATCGCCGCCCGGCTCATCGCCGACCTCCTCCAGACCGCCGGGGCCGACCGGGTCCTCACCATGACCCTCCATTCCCCCCAGGTCCACGGCTTCTTCAAGGTGCCCGTGGACCACCTTTCCGCTGAGCCCGTGATCGCCAACCACTTCGCCACCCGGGTGGACCTGGAAAATGCTGTGGTGGTGGCCCCGGATGCCGGCGATCTTAAGAGGGCCAGCTCCCTGGCCCGGCGCCTCCGCCTTCCCCTGGCCTTCATCGACAAGGAACGGGTATCCGACACCGAGGTGCGGGTCAGGATGCTGGTGGGGGAGGTGAAGGGGAAAACCGCCCTGATCGTGGACGACGAGATCTCCACCGCCGGAAGCCTGGTGGAGGCAGTGGAAGCCCTCCTGCAAGCTGGGGCCAAGGAAGTCTACGCCGCCGCCACCCACGGGGTCTATGTGGGCCCGGCCCTAGAGCGCATCGCCAAGAGTCCGGTGAGGGAGGTGGCCGCCACCGACACCTGCCCTCCCAAGGAGGGTCCCAAGCTCAAGACCCTCCCCGTGGCTCCCATCTTTGCCGAGGCCATCTGGCGCATCCACCGGGGAGAGTCGGTATCCAGCCTGTTCACCTGAAGGGAGCGAGATGCGGAAAGAAGCCTTCACCCTGGCGGGGCAAAGCGTGCTGGCCCACATCCCCGAGCGCCCGAGGGCCCTCCTCCTGGCCCTCCACGGGTTGCAGGGCTCCAGGGAACACATCCTTTCCCTCCTCCCGGGGTATGCGGAAAGGGGCTTCCTCCTCCTGGCCTTCGACGCCCCCCGGCACGGGAAACGGGAAGGCCCACCCCCCTCCTCCAAAAGCCCCAGGTATGTGGAGGAGGTGTACCAGATAGCCCTGGCCTTTACCGAGGAAGCCAGGGAAGTGGCCCAGGAGGCCAGGGAACGCTTTGGCCTACCCCTTTTCCTGGCAGGAGGGAGCCTGGGGGCCTTTGTGGTGCACCTGCTTCTTTCCCAGGGGTTCCGGGCGGAAGGGGCCCTGGCCTTCATTGGAAGCGGCTTTCCCATGAAGCTCCCCCAGGGTCAGGAGGTACGGGACCCTCGAGTCCTGGCCCTTTACGAAACCCCTCCCGCCCAGAGGGGGGAAGCCTATGGAGGTGTGCCCCTCCTCCACCTCCACGGCACCAAGGACCTGATCGTGCCCCTTTCCCGCATGGAGAAAACCGTGGAGGCCTTGAGGCCCCACTACCCCGAAGGCCGCTTAGCCTGGTTTGTGGAGGAGGGAGCCGGGCACACCATCACCCCCCTGATGGCCCGGATGGGGCTGGCCTTCTTGGAGGCCTGGCTTGATCCTGGAAGGCCTTAAGGGGTATAGGGGCTACCCTGGGGGCTTCAAGGCCTATGCCAAGGCCTTCCCCACGGTGGAGCTCTCTTGGTGGCACCGGGCGGGGGACAGGAGGACCATAAGCCGCTTGAAGACCCTGGCCCCGGTGGGATTCCGCTTCAGCGTCTTTGGCCACAAGCACTTCTCCTTCCAGCCCTCAGGGGGGGAGAGGCGTACCTTAAGGCGCTTCTTAAGGCGGTTTGGGCTCTTTGGGGAGAAAAGGGGGGCGGTGCGGATTGCGGTTCCTCCGAGTGTGGACCCCACCCAACTGGCCCGCTGGCTGGACCTTTTGGAGGAGGTCTTGAAAGAGTTGGGGCCGGTACCCCTTGCCTTTCAGGCCGAGGAGGCCTTGCATTCCCTTCTCAAAGAACGGGGCTATGCCCTGGTAAACCAAACGGGAGGCCCTTTCCTCTACCTGGTGGACCCGGAGGAAATCCCCAGGGAAGGCGAGGGGTACCTTTACCGGAGCCCCACCTCTTCCCAAGCCGCCCCTTCCGCCCTACACTCAAGGGCGGAGGTTGAACGGGATTGAAAACCGCCAGGCGCTTTTCCCCCAAGGAAGCTGAGGAGATCTACCTGGTGCCCTACTGGGGGGCGGGGTTCTTCCGGGTAGGGCGGGACGGGGAGTTGGAGGTAACCCCCCTGGGTCCAGAAGGGCCTGCCGCTTCCCTTCTGGAGATCGTGGAAGCCCTTAGG is part of the Thermus caldilimi genome and harbors:
- a CDS encoding ABC transporter permease yields the protein MATQALKAKPRTFFGLFWRRLRRHKMAMAGLVVILLLILMAIFAPWIAPYDPTAQPTGEDVGQYYFNPPSREHLLGTDDLGRDVLSRIIYGSRISLLVGFAVAFSSVVLGTIMGTLAGYFSGRPLRFYLGPLRREREGFYPWSFALWRVFSWFLYYGVLYLTLSIAWALAEEGIRAGSVGSYLGFGLALALVLWAAWYGLKGEIRLDLDVAISRLIDFMLTIPTLPLLLVLSALLRDPGVKVGQWAQGVFGDAASVFIIITILVLFGWLGTARLVRGNVLSLREQDYATAAQALGATDARIMFRHLVPNTMAPLIVQATLQVGGAILTEAALSFLGFGIQPPVATWGNMLTNAQEYIFTAPWLALPPGFMIFITVLAFNYLGDGLRDALDPRSRL
- a CDS encoding ABC transporter permease, whose translation is MFAYTVRRLLQMIPLLLAASVVIYALLALQPGDPLEELKRQNPRMTAEQFEALKRAYGLDQPLHIRYFKWLSRAVRGDLGYSRTYGIPAAEYIFAQRLPKTLILSGLALTLALVVAIPVGIFSAVRQYSLGDYIITFFSFVGFSMPVFFLGILLLYLFAIWLPDHIPGFPRFPTGGVPGVLWEDVRSGAVSLWSYLGQWAWHLILPVLTLSSLQMAEWTRFMRASLLEVLSQDYIRTARAKGLAERVVLYKHALRNALIPIVTLVGLAIPGVLGGATITETIFSYPGMGRAIFDALVEKDYNVAMAALAFLALMTALFNLLADLAYAVVDPRIRYS
- a CDS encoding peptide ABC transporter substrate-binding protein, with protein sequence MRKLGKLAVLGLTALGLALAGPQDNSLVIGASQEPRVLAGDFLNIISNQAIKSEIEGYLFAPFIGFNADSQNFPVLATEVPTLENGRLRVRDIGGGKKRLEMDLTIRPDARWSDGKPITTEDVAFYYEVGKAKGMPVLNPDYWERVQLRVRDARNFTVIFEPAYYYDTYGGTYGSPIGYAPKHIMGPEWEKVKAAARNLDPDKDAEKLNELYRNFFLKFSTPAQLNKGAMVYSGAFKLRRWVPGNSIEMERNPNFPIKPEGGESRYVQKVVYRFIQNTNSLLVAVIGGSIDATSSVSLTFDQGRSPQLVRRAPGRFDIWFVPGAIWEHIDINKFENCQAVRDLGLNDKRTRQALLHAMNREGLVKAFFDGLQPVAHTWIAPVNPLFNPNVRKYEFNLKKAEALLAEMGWRKGPDGILQRTVGGRTVRFEIEYVTTAGNALRERTQQFFAEDLKKIGIAVKINNAPSAVVFADDYIQRASECKWTGMFMFAWVSNLQEDGSLFQYKNLNTGAIMVPTKENNYQGQNIGGWRNDEFDRLTSQAVLEFDENRRKQLFARAQEIWAEELPALPLYFRANPYVVRKGLVNYVASAYAGGYGYPGWNAWEIGWESRGAVKKWDQAKYALSIK
- the erpA gene encoding iron-sulfur cluster insertion protein ErpA; translation: MVETQEAVIRITPLAAEKAKEILTRYGKEHAAIRVYIKSGGCSGFQYGMAVDERELEGDTFVEMHGVRLVVDPMSLPYLVGSEIDWVESLMGGGFTVHNPNAASTCGCGHSFRTKDQEGEARTCGH
- a CDS encoding M24 family metallopeptidase, which gives rise to MELTRVQEILREERLDAWLLLSFGRSNPLALEVLALTHLHLTRRFAYLIPREGEPVLLCHAIEESLFPLLPGKRRTYHTWRGYLEALSELLEGQRRIALEYVPGGLIPYLSRVDGGSLDLLRGMGLELASSWPLLLLFQTWGEEKLRSHRRAAKGLVAAKDQAIAFLRQNPGSTEQAVQAILTQALEERRLVFDHPPMVAFGQNAANPHHAPTGKALEEGEVVLLDLWAKEKGGVYADITWMAGLRPPEAAHQAFQAVVKARDGAIRFVTEAYRKGRYPKGFEVDQVARKLLESEGYGSYIRHRTGHNLGEEVHGSGPHLDDLETHDFRPLVPGLAFTVEPGLYLPGFGVRTEVNVYLHPTGPEVTTPLQEALTLL
- a CDS encoding ribose-phosphate diphosphokinase; protein product: MDRPLLIFSGQSNKPLAQAIAEALGLPLGKSTTQRFANDNLFVRFEESLREGDVFIVQSLTPPVQDHLMELLMMVDAAKGASAARVTAVIPYFSYARSDKKDAPRISIAARLIADLLQTAGADRVLTMTLHSPQVHGFFKVPVDHLSAEPVIANHFATRVDLENAVVVAPDAGDLKRASSLARRLRLPLAFIDKERVSDTEVRVRMLVGEVKGKTALIVDDEISTAGSLVEAVEALLQAGAKEVYAAATHGVYVGPALERIAKSPVREVAATDTCPPKEGPKLKTLPVAPIFAEAIWRIHRGESVSSLFT
- a CDS encoding alpha/beta hydrolase gives rise to the protein MRKEAFTLAGQSVLAHIPERPRALLLALHGLQGSREHILSLLPGYAERGFLLLAFDAPRHGKREGPPPSSKSPRYVEEVYQIALAFTEEAREVAQEARERFGLPLFLAGGSLGAFVVHLLLSQGFRAEGALAFIGSGFPMKLPQGQEVRDPRVLALYETPPAQRGEAYGGVPLLHLHGTKDLIVPLSRMEKTVEALRPHYPEGRLAWFVEEGAGHTITPLMARMGLAFLEAWLDPGRP
- a CDS encoding DUF72 domain-containing protein; the encoded protein is MILEGLKGYRGYPGGFKAYAKAFPTVELSWWHRAGDRRTISRLKTLAPVGFRFSVFGHKHFSFQPSGGERRTLRRFLRRFGLFGEKRGAVRIAVPPSVDPTQLARWLDLLEEVLKELGPVPLAFQAEEALHSLLKERGYALVNQTGGPFLYLVDPEEIPREGEGYLYRSPTSSQAAPSALHSRAEVERD